The proteins below are encoded in one region of Chryseobacterium wanjuense:
- a CDS encoding EpsG family protein yields MSLLHPYYIIAIVYMLFFSVQEVFGKKVDKKWFWFLGIYLIILVGLRDNVGPDYGSYRGIYIYSDTKEYMSIIRKALHIEGSENVEIEWLYALINKILLNVFNAPFYILTLVIAILAITFKIEYTEDNTFYPFTFTLFMFIPNFFIGESGQIRQNLGTFIIYFAIRYIKERKLWHYLFWVFIASGIHNVCYIFLPMYWLVRVPLNRTWMLILIIGSIIASPFEIYRVFGDFLSNVASDSMLVEGFNGYVEETAERLNGGFGIPEAMMAILTFFLFVFDKKMVEKYPYYEYHRVYAVMGICMYFIFRNNPVFSSRMAGAFIGFSYVIIPNVMYVVSSNTKKMIYSFIIALVIFNFVVFASFRNIIGGRFTIDLYKNHILP; encoded by the coding sequence ATGAGTTTATTACACCCTTATTACATAATAGCAATTGTTTATATGCTTTTTTTCAGCGTCCAGGAAGTTTTTGGAAAGAAGGTTGATAAAAAGTGGTTTTGGTTTTTAGGAATTTATTTAATAATTCTTGTAGGGCTTCGTGATAATGTGGGACCGGATTACGGAAGTTATCGTGGGATCTATATTTATTCTGATACTAAAGAATATATGAGTATCATCCGAAAAGCGCTTCATATTGAAGGTTCTGAAAATGTAGAAATTGAGTGGCTTTATGCATTGATCAATAAAATCCTGCTTAATGTTTTCAATGCTCCGTTTTATATTCTGACACTGGTGATTGCTATTCTTGCCATTACTTTTAAAATTGAATATACAGAAGACAATACTTTTTATCCGTTTACTTTTACGCTGTTTATGTTTATCCCGAACTTTTTTATCGGGGAAAGTGGGCAGATACGGCAGAATTTAGGAACTTTTATCATCTACTTCGCCATACGGTATATCAAAGAACGGAAACTCTGGCATTACCTGTTTTGGGTCTTTATAGCATCCGGAATCCACAATGTCTGTTATATATTTTTACCGATGTACTGGCTCGTTCGTGTTCCTTTGAACAGGACTTGGATGCTGATCCTGATCATCGGATCAATCATTGCTTCACCCTTTGAAATCTATCGTGTTTTTGGGGATTTTCTGAGTAATGTGGCGTCAGACAGTATGCTTGTGGAAGGTTTCAACGGATATGTAGAGGAGACTGCAGAGCGATTGAACGGTGGATTCGGGATTCCGGAAGCCATGATGGCTATTCTCACCTTCTTCTTATTTGTTTTTGATAAAAAAATGGTGGAAAAATACCCCTATTACGAATATCACAGAGTCTATGCCGTCATGGGAATCTGTATGTACTTTATATTCAGGAATAACCCGGTGTTTTCTTCGAGGATGGCGGGAGCATTTATCGGGTTCTCTTATGTTATCATTCCGAATGTGATGTATGTGGTCTCCAGCAATACAAAAAAGATGATCTACAGTTTTATTATTGCATTGGTGATTTTCAATTTTGTGGTATTTGCAAGTTTCAGAAATATTATCGGAGGAAGGTTTACTATAGACCTTTATAAAAATCACATCCTACCTTAA